The genomic segment TTAGGCTGTTTGGATGGGTATTTATGAATCAGTGATGGAGGGCAGAATCCAAACTCTTTGTGAATAATATAGCAGACTCAGTTACAGAACAGAGTGAAGACCCGAGAAAGTTTACAGTTATCTATTGAAAAAATACAGATAGTGATCCTACTCTATTCTGCCAAAAGCACTTGGTGGTGTACCCTACTCCTTGTCAAGGTGTTATTGTGACATGAAAGAAAGATTATTACACCAGAATTAGACATCCTTTtgcccatccattttctgaaaccacttaatcccaactggggttgtAGGGGGGACAGGAGCCCATCCTGGGAACAATGGGTGCAGACAGGAGCCAACCCCGGGCAggcgccaacacaccacagagTGCACACAACTGAAGGGTCACTTCAGACTCACCAATCCTGCACACTTTGgaaccgtgggaggaaaccggtgCCCCTGGCGAAAACCCACATGAACACGGGGAGAGTgtgtgaactccacacagaaaggacccgggacccatcccaggaccttcttgctgtgaggcagcagcgttAACCACTGAGCCACCCCATCCTTTTTGTACTCAGTCAATATAATATTCTAAGTAACTGATATAGTTATCGTTTGGTTCAGCTCTAAACCATTTCAATTATGTCATACTACACGCAAACACAGTGGCAAATGTTCATTATCTTCACTAGCACGTATTGCGTCAGGTAATGGGACAAAGGCAAAGAATAAACTATAACACAGACAGAATACATACATTTATGGACCAAGGAACTGAAACTTTTTACATCAACTAGTACTTCACAAATAATTACAGGATGCATCCTGATATGCATAACCAGTTTACAACTATAGCTGGAAATGTGTATTTCACTGTTTGAATAAGCGACAGCAGCTATGAACTACACGATTCGTTATGTCGATTAAAACTGCCATATAACGTCAGCGTACGTTGTTGAGAAAATCGCCGTAAAATATAAAGTGTAAATGATCAGAAACATAAACGTCATAAAGTGCGCTCATAATTTACGTCGCTATGTAATGACGTAGACAACTGCGACGGAGTGATGGAGAAAACACGTGTGTCTGCTTTTGCGCTATACCAGACAGTTTTAGAAAAAGATCAGTCTTCATTAAAGGTATGTGAAGTACTCTGACATTAGGGCACTATTTCGAGACGTCCTTCTGGCATACGTGTTTTATTTAAGGCATCAATATAGTTTTAACTGGCTAAGATTCTCTGGTCAACATGTACTCCCCGCCCCTGTTCTacaacattttaattttaaaaaatgttgaaCCATCTCATTTATTTCTGTTATAATTTTTCTGCAGTCCTTCTTCATTGGTTATTTCCCTTTCTTTGGCAGAATATACAAACATTGAATAACTTAAATGTGTATTCTTGTCTTTCCAAGTGGCTCCgtttttctaacttttttttcAATAATTCGAGGTTgcacacaagaaaaaaaagcataacgaGAATGCTCGGATTTCTAAATCAAGTAAGAAAACAAAGAGAAAGCAGACTTCCACACTCGTTGTGAGAGACGTGGAAGAACAGATCGCAAAGTTGGAACCGgtaagtggtggtggtgggggggtggtattAACCCATAGTCTCCCAGTCGCATTTTTGAAGGGCAAAGATGGCAGTCACTCCTCTGAGTAATTAAGAAGTTAGGAATTGCTCGGCTGAATGTCACTATTAAAGAATGAGCGTGTCGGGTCTTCTGACTCAATTTGCTCCCTGCTTGCCTTTAAGTGAAACAGTATCTTTCAATTTCATGTCAGAAACAATTAAGTACCCACTGAATAAAATATCGATCTGAGATTTTTTATATTCACGGGTTTTGTTTTTCCGTGAAATATGGTGGAAGTCATTGCTACTCAGTTCTTTATTGTATAAAACGATCTGCAATAAGCTGGGGTAGATCAGTTGTAAATGTGAGAAGTATTTTGGTCTCTCTAAACAAAGAACCATTGCTATGTGCAGCCCCATTCTTCTGCTCTGGAGGTGTCACATCTACTGGCGAGCAGAAAGGGGGTTGAAGGGCCAGCCCTGGACACCTTGCTGGTGGATCTGGCAAAGATTCAGAGCAGCAGGGAGAGGGCCAACCGGCTCTTTGACTGGCTGATCCACCCTGTCCCCGCCCAGAGCTTCTTCAGGTAGCCAGCCTCACATTGCTTGTTTTCAGAGGTTTTCTGCTGTGCTTTTCCCAGCATGAGCCTCTCTCTGCTGTTCCTCCTCTTTTGTACTCCTTTATTTTTTGTCAATCCCAGCATGAGCATCTCGGTGATTCATTTATTCTCTGTCATTTGGTCCGCCCCCTACTATGGCCCCGACCTCCCCGGACAAACATCATTTTCGCATCCCCAAATCCACTTAATACTGATTGGTTAGATGTACGAAACATGCATATGTGGTTTTGATTGGGTTTTGTTCAATGGTtcagcagcatgttctgctcgCAACTGCTAACCTTTTTGTCAAAGGACAGGTCTCTCCTTCTTGTGGACAGTAGACCACCATTCCACAAACAGACTGTTCTTTTAGTGCACAGAATAGCTATGAAGCAGAACCTGCTACCTTTACTGTTGTCTTGTATATTTAATAGGTAATAATATTCCTAGTGTAACTGGATTAGTGCGTTTGATTTTACCCAGTAGATaaataagtttaatttaatttttcatcTTTCCTGTGATGTACTTCATTTAATAATAAACACTTCCGTATAGCAAAGTAGAGTAAGAATAATCACTGTCCGTAATTGTTCATTATTACCACGCATGTTTCTGTACTACTCCAAACATGCATAATTAAAAATGGAAATATATTTGTGTACATTGCATCTGACGTCTAAATGCAGTTTTTCAGAAATGCTTTTCCATGGTTTCCAGAGAGATGTGGGAGAAGAAGCCAGCTTTAATCAGACGTCATAATCCCGAGTATTACAACGGCCTGTTTTCTACCATGGAGTTCGATCGGATTTTAAGAGAAGTAAGTTTGTGTAGCTTCAGGCTGTACTCACACTAGATGATCTGTACTGTCGCCAAGCACATTTGACCCCCAAAGTCTAGTTCGTTTGACTAGTGTGATTGCTAAACTATGTCTGGGCCAACAGTTCAGCTGGATTTAGGCATGGTATGCATCTAGTCTGGTTGCTATCTGTACCCTGGTATGGAAAACAGACATGATGTCAATGATGCGACTGACAACACGCATGCACACTATACATGAACCGAACATGGATGGAACAGATGAGGTAAGCTGTACAGATTAGGTAAGGTGTACAGATCAGGTAGGCTGTACAGATCAGGTAGGCTGtacagatcaggaagtgtgtcagGCCAAAAATAGCTCCAAATCAGCACTTTCCTTCCTATGTTCTCTTCAACACAAAAAATGTGCACGTTCATGACAAAAACATGCATGGCCCAGGGAGatttaaatggaaaaatattttggtgaaTAAGCAGATATACTCGTACCAAGTGGATTGGTAGCTAAACTAGACTCTGCTTTCCCTTTACGCCATCTTtctgtggcagtttgttttaaaTCAAAGTATTGTATGATACCATAATATATTAGCTTTCATCACAGCTTTCAATATTTGTTCTGGATGCTAGAAAGAAATTGACCGAAAAATAATTGTTTTCTTATGTCTTTATTTGTCTGATGTccgtttttttttgtgggggactGATGCCTTGGGCTTTGACTCGTATCTAGAAAAATAATTGTATTAAATGTCAAGCTGCCTGACGGCAATAGTGTATGACCTGTCTCCACGAAAACAGATTGGCAGACGAAAAGAAATATTGTCTCTATAGATCACACATAAAAGTATGTAAGAAATCAGTCATTTTAATTACTCTGTCATACTCCTCGCTGGGTGTCttgggaggggaaaaaaacttcCTGTGATGTCATGTTCATTCCCCGTCTTTATCCGATTGTTTGCAATTAGCAACAATCTACTGAAATGGAAATGATGCACAAATTTGAGTACAGGTACACATGAAATGCCCCCTTTATTCCTTTGAGACATGTCtgttgagccacacactgccccctactggtggcTTTATCCAAGTTATTATTTTTTGTCCTTAATATTCTAATCCTCTTTCTGTGTTGCTGCTCAGGATGATGTTCAGTTTGGAGTGAACCTGGACGTCACAAGTTACACTAATGGCCAGAGAGAGACCCACAACCCCCCCGGGAGAGCTCTGCCTTTCGCTGTCTGGGACTTCTACAAGGTACTCTCTCGTGGGCCCTTTCCCACGGACATTTCCTCTGGGCTCTGAGGCATGTAGTATTTCTATCAGACTATCATCTGCTTCTCACTCAGTTGCTTTTTCATTATAAGACATTATAAGATCTTCAGAAATGGTAGATATTTTGAAATGAAAGAGACTGGTGTTGGATATGTTTTTACGGTCTTTCCCGCATTGCTGAAAGCCATGTTTGGAATGTTGATGGCTTCCTGGCTTTTTATGCATTTCTTTTATTCACCTTGTGCCAGGCTTTTGTGGAAATGTGGTAATACGCTGTATTGCAGGGTTTCGGCAGTCAAACTTCGAGTATTTCATCGCCAAAATGTAAAAATTCCTGAATAATGATGTCTTTCAAAGTACTGTCAAAATATTGTATGCTGCGGTATAATGTCTGGACAGTATGAAGAATTGTAGTGCATTACATTTGAACTgggaagtcagaattctgactcaAAGTCAGTGAACCTCTGCAACCCtcacctcagaattcaagatggctgcacctTGCAACAACAGAAGTGAAAGCTGTTTATTAGCGGTTACGTCTAATTTGTGGCCCATTAAATTGGTCGTACACGCAGAACTGTCCGACCGCTGTCTGTGGATGTGTTGCTATGATGTTTGAATGTGCAAAATATCACGTAATGCGTTAGGGTTGCAGTTATCAGCTGGTATTGCTGATATCGGCTAAGTGAACCTGGCTTACTGATTTTGTCATACTGGAACGTGGTTATCTTCTAGCTCCAACTTCCGACCTCCGAGGTAAATGACGCGCAGCATTAAATAACGCCTGCGTTTAGCTCTTTGTACCGGAAGCTTCCATCTGAACGCCTTGTGGCTTCTGCTCGCCTGGAATCTCCTAAATGGACCCCTGGTTCTCCCTCTCGTTGCCGGTGGCTGCTGTGGACCCCCCAGCGTGGCTGCTCCCTTCGCATGCTGAACCCCCAGTCCTTCTCGTCCACCGTGTGGAACGTGCTCTCCATCCTTCAGGAGCGATTTGGCTCCATGGCCGGCGCCAACGTGTAAGTTCAGACGCTGGCTGAATTTGAGCAAGAGGTCCAGCCCTGTGCTGGAGTCCCGCCTGCCCCAGGGTTTGGCTAATCTCTAACTCTGAGTATGACCCTCTGCTTCCCCGTGATATGAGGATTTTTCAAATTGAAGAGTTCTATTCTCTAACATGACAGCTTCTTCTTGCCCCCTAGTATTAAATTGTGAGATTCTGCCCATTTAACGTGACCCAAATGTTTCACCGTAGGAGGCCATGGCCCCTCGGTTGGATtccttatatatattttttttgttgaaaaAACCTTTCCTATTAGTTCCTTTTCTGCTGAAAACTTCATGTTGATTGGTTGCCTCTCCAGTGAAAAGAACCTTACTGTTTTCTGTTATTTGATTGTGGGATATTGTGTGTTTGGGCTACACAAAAACATGTGCTTATGCGGATGGGTGAGAGGGTGGCTCCCCGTAGGAGACGTGCGGCCTGTGTTTAGCGTAGCCACTCAGCGTCAGGCCCGCCTTCTCTTTCAGGTACCTGACGCCTCCAGGAACGCAGGGATTTGCTCCCCACTACGACGACATCGAGGCCTTCATCATCCAGCTGGAGGGCAAGAAGCACTGGCGGCTTTATAAGCCCAGGTGAGAGGCTGGTGATTGGGCAAAGTGCTGCAGATCCGGACATAATGTAATGTAGCGACGAGTGAACAATAGGTGGATGAAGAGTAAAGCTGCGTGTCACCCGTCACTGAGAAGCCTCTGCTGTTCCGCAGGTCCGAGGAAGAAGTGCTTCCTGTGCTCTCCAGCCGTAAGCGCTCTGCCGCCCATactcacatgcacgcacacacgccgGAGAGGGAGACTATTCATAGCCGTACTCAGCGGCAGCGTACGCGGAATAACGCGGGGTCACAGGTTCACGCGATGGCAAATTTGAGGACGTGAGATGAAACGGCCCCTTTGATAGCTGCACGTGATGGCGCCTGTTGCTAGGTTACCTCCGCGCCTGTTGACGAGCGTGTGTGCACAGAGGTAATTTGAGGCCTTTCACAGCCTGCTACGATACCGAAAGGATAATTGCATTTTTCAATCCCTCCCCCCCCGATGGCCGAGCAGGCAGGACCTGCGGTGAATTAGAGAACACGTAAATACTCTTTGTCAATCCCAGTCAAGCCCAACAGCAAAGAAACTAACTGGGAGATGAAGGGAGCTTCACATTCTTGTAGCTGTAGGACATCAGACAGCGTCTGTGTATGTGGGCCATGCGTTCTCTTTGATTTTCTATAAAAATGTATAAGAAAAAAACCAGTATGGTGTTTTTAATAATGTATTTCTTCTTGGTTGGACAGAGAGGAGTTTACAGACAAACGCAGTGACTCCGTAAATGAAACAGAGTCTTGTCATTTTGCAGCCAACTTCAGCCAATCGGAGATCGGCGAGCCAATCTTGGAGGTGGTACTGGAGGCTGGCGACCTCCTGTACTTCCCCCGCGGTTTTGTCCACCAAGGGGACTGTCTCCCCGATGATCACTCGCTTCACATCACCATTTCTTCTTACCAGAAAAACAGCTGGGGTGACCTTCTGCACAAGGTGCCCTGCTCCCTCattttgtcattttattttatgtctATATGAGACATTTCCCTGTGTATCCAGCTCTAGTTCTTAAGCAAAGGATTTTTCGTGGACTAGTGCACTTATTAAATAACTGAAATCAAAAATATTTGTGAACCATAAAGGAAATTAAACAGCTAAACTTAAAATGGAGATTACGCATCATGCACGTACTTGTCTCTGActgatagaaaaaaaaatgggtgTATCACTGGTGTCCCCTAATGGCCATATTGTGAATGACAGCTTGTTCCAGCTGCCTTGGAAATGGCCATGGAGGAGGATGTGGAATTTCGAAAGGGGTTGCCGCTGGATTATCTGACCTACATGGGGGTTCAGAACTCCGACAAGGTGCGAACAGTGTGACATTTCGGTTACTGATAAGGCCGCTTTGGGGTAATTCTCTGCCCTTTTCCCCTCCAAATCGTACAGAGTTGTGGTGAAGATGAGTCTGCTAATgggctctctgtgtctgtctgtggtaCCAGGAGGACCCGCGCAGAGCCCAGTTCACAGAGCACTTGCTGAGCCTCATAAAGAAGCTAACCAGTTATGCCCCGGTGGACGCCGCGGTCGACCAGAAGGCCAAGGAGTTCCTGCATGACTGCCTGCCCCCATTGCTCACCCCAGGTACGGCCTTCCAACACCCCTCCCCATCCTACCCAAGCCTTTCTGGGACAACAGGAGATTGTCAGATATAAAGGTAATTCTCTGCAGGCCGTCCTTAGGCAGGTTCTATGTCTGGGCTGAAGATAAATCAGATGGGTGGGTGGAGCCTGTGGTTTGAGTGACAGGTCATTATGGAAGCTGTTTTTCAGCACTCTACAGTAGGAATCTACTCAGTGGGTGGAGCCTGTGGTTTGAGTGACAGGTCATTATGGAAGCTGTTTTTCAGCACTCTACAGTTGGAATCCACTCAGTGGGTGGAGCCTATGGTTTGAGTGACAGGTCATTATGGAAGCTGTTTTTCAGCACTCTACAGTAGGAATCCACTCAGTGGGTGGAGCCTGTGGTTTGAGTGACAGGTCATTATGGAAGCTGTTTTTCAGCACTCTACAGTAGGAATCCACTCAGTGGGTGGAGCCTGTGGTTTGAGTGACAGGTCATTATGGAAGCTGTTTTTCAGCACTCTACAGTAGGAATCCACTCAGTGGGTGGAGCCTGTGGTTTTAGTGACAGGTCAGTTTGGATGCTGTTTTTCAGCACTCTACAGTAGGAATCGAATGTGTGGAGCGTGTGAGTGACAGGTCAAGCCTGCTGTCATTTGCAGAGGAAAAAGCCTGCAGTGTGCAGGGAGCTCCAACCAGATGGGAAGGTGGGCAGGCCCTGCAGGTGAAGGCACACATAAAAGCTCAGACCAAAATCCGGCTGATTCGGGATGGAATTGCCAGGTACTTCTTCCTTTTAGAAGCTTTCTGGAAAGCTGTGGTCAAccagtacttatcatttttaacttttatttattttacatttgtgtATAATTATCATCATCTCGAACACCAGTAAATGTGAAGTTTGCGTAAGAGTAATAAAtatgcatccatcttctgtcTAGTCTACTTAGTTTTTTTGTTATCAAGAGGATTTTCTCTGTGTAATCTgagaagtctgtattttcactttAACAGGTTATGCAGTGAGGGAGACGCAGTCTTTCTGCATCATTCTGTGGATAATTCCAGGGTTTACCACAAGGAGGAGCCAAAGTGCTTTGAAATAAACCCTGAGGTAGCTGCCTTCTTATTTTATCATGCAGTGCAGTATCAGTAAGTCGGAATGCTGTATGAAACGCTACAGAAAAGGCACCATCCATTAGCATTATCACACTTTCAATGCAATGAAAGCTACAAAGAAACACAAATGTGTATATATTGACTGTTCACATGTGGCAGATGGTGTGCTGGGTAGGTGTAACGTCATGACGGCTGAAGATGGCCTGGGAGTGATCCCTCCATCAGTGTGCCTCAAACGCCTGCTCAGTGCTCCTCCCAGGCCTGAAGTCAGCCCGCTTTCTTAACAGCACACGGATGGCGTGGAGTTCCTGATCCGCTCCTCTCCCAAATTTGTCTCCGTTGGCAGTTTGCCATGCGACACCATCGAAGACAAGGTAGAGTTTATGACTGGTATGCACGCGCACACActtgtgcacacacacaaatacacacaatgATGTTTGGCTATGTTAGACTAGGACTTGGCAATTAATTGAATTTCAATTTCACTTCTGATTTTGGCTTCCGGCGATTATCAAAACAAAATCAAGATAAAACGATGTTTGTCTGACATTTCGTTTTGCAGTGATGTTCCCGTTTTTGTCTTGTGTTCGAAATCCAGCCACCCCTTTCTAGTGCCTTAATCGTTTCTCAGTTGAATTATAGACTTCAAGGAAATCCACCATTAAAAAgataagatttttatttttaaagtgcATGATATTTCCAAAGTCAATGAGCAATTGTGTTAAAGAATTGTGAGCTTAATATTGACCAAAATAATCGCGATTCTGATTTTTGCCATAATCGAGCAGCCCTGCGTTAGACTAGCTGGATCTgatgtgtaaatattttttatcaTGGGGCTCATTCAGGACCCCCCGTCAACAAACCCCACCTGTCACAGAGGGGCGGCTATAGATCTGGGTGGGTGTGACTTACACCTTGAGGTTGGCTTTAATAGCTTTAACACCTCCTAATTACCCCCTGCTTCACTTTCCAGTGGCTTCAAAACATTTATAGCAAATGCAGGCAAGGTTTCTTAATATGACAGCCTTCTTAGTGCATCTTCACTCATCTTGGGTTATACGCGTAATAAATAAAGTTTGCCAGCTTCAGACTAGTGTGTATACCGTCCCTGGATCCAGTGCAGTGGTGCCAGTGAATCTTCATGAAAACTCTCTGGGTGTTGGGGATGCCCTGTAGTGTCTCATCCCAGGCGATTTCGATAGCATGCGGCTGTGCTAAAAGGAGATCCGTTCCAAGTGGCTGTACTATACTGTTTGCACACCTTTGTTGATGTCACCAAATTCTTGCAGTGTCATTTCTGGGTTCGATGGTTTCTCCGTATGAGTGAGTCTCGTCTCCTTCACCCTCTGTTCCAGCTGTCCCTGGCAGAGCTGCTGTTTGAGAAAGGACTGGTCCAGACTTCCGGGGCCTTGCTGTTCTCATGATGATGGTCCTATGGTGTATCTGATTGTATAATAAAATTCCAAAAAACGGGTATTGAGGGTCCTGTTTCTTGAACTCCATGTTCCAGAAAAGCAAAAGGTACCGATTGACTAATCTGAATAACACACAGATTAACCCATGTGTAAGTGAGGTCAACAGGAAagttttagcagtttttggtGCTGCGAAGCTTCAGATGTCAGTTTGAGATTGGGAATTTACGTTATGAACAGCAGCTGGGTAACTCCTATTGATTCATATTTTATAAAACATATGAATATTCATCTTGGCACTAAAGTACACAAGGTGGCCCCACTTGGTTCCTTAATGAGATCAggcttctggaggtgaacaggtGTTTGGATCAATTCTATTC from the Brienomyrus brachyistius isolate T26 chromosome 19, BBRACH_0.4, whole genome shotgun sequence genome contains:
- the riox1 gene encoding ribosomal oxygenase 1, translated to MEKTRVSAFALYQTVLEKDQSSLKVAHKKKKHNENARISKSSKKTKRKQTSTLVVRDVEEQIAKLEPPHSSALEVSHLLASRKGVEGPALDTLLVDLAKIQSSRERANRLFDWLIHPVPAQSFFREMWEKKPALIRRHNPEYYNGLFSTMEFDRILREDDVQFGVNLDVTSYTNGQRETHNPPGRALPFAVWDFYKRGCSLRMLNPQSFSSTVWNVLSILQERFGSMAGANVYLTPPGTQGFAPHYDDIEAFIIQLEGKKHWRLYKPRSEEEVLPVLSSPNFSQSEIGEPILEVVLEAGDLLYFPRGFVHQGDCLPDDHSLHITISSYQKNSWGDLLHKLVPAALEMAMEEDVEFRKGLPLDYLTYMGVQNSDKEDPRRAQFTEHLLSLIKKLTSYAPVDAAVDQKAKEFLHDCLPPLLTPEEKACSVQGAPTRWEGGQALQVKAHIKAQTKIRLIRDGIARLCSEGDAVFLHHSVDNSRVYHKEEPKCFEINPEHTDGVEFLIRSSPKFVSVGSLPCDTIEDKLSLAELLFEKGLVQTSGALLFS